The Euphorbia lathyris chromosome 2, ddEupLath1.1, whole genome shotgun sequence genome includes a window with the following:
- the LOC136218347 gene encoding gibberellin receptor GID1B-like, which translates to MAASNQLNLNESKRVVPLNTWVLISNFKLAYNLLRRPDGTFNRELAEFLERKVNANTIPVDGVFSFDHFDRATGLLNRVYKPAPENESEWGSVELEKPLSRSEIVPVIIFFHGGSFTHSSANSAIYDTFCRRLVTTCKAVVVSVNYRRSPEFRYPCAYDDGWAALKWVKSRTWLQSGKDSKVHVYLGGDSSGGNIAHHVAVRAAEADIQVLGNILLHPMFGGQERSDSEKRLDGKYFVTIQDRDWYWRAFLPRGEDRDHPACNIFGPRGKNLQGLLQFPKSLVVVAGLDLVQDWQLAYVEGLERAGQDVKLLYLKEATIGFYFLPNNAHFYTLMEEIKSFVNPNC; encoded by the exons ATGGCTGCTAGTAATCAACTCAACCTCAATGAATCCAAg AGGGTTGTTCCGTTGAACACCTGGGTCCTTATCTCCAATTTCAAGCTTGCATATAATCTCCTACGGCGCCCGGACGGCACCTTCAACCGTGAATTGGCTGAATTTCTGGAGCGCAAAGTCAATGCCAACACGATTCCGGTTGATGGAGTATTTTCGTTTGATCATTTTGATAGAGCTACAGGACTCCTGAACAGGGTTTACAAGCCTGCCCCTGAAAACGAGTCTGAATGGGGCAGTGTGGAGCTTGAGAAGCCGTTGAGTAGGAGCGAGATCGTTCCAGTTATAATCTTCTTCCACGGGGGAAGCTTCACTCACTCCTCTGCCAATAGTGCTATCTATGACACCTTCTGCCGTCGTCTGGTGACCACCTGCAAGGCTGTTGTTGTATCAGTGAATTACAGGAGATCACCGGAGTTCAGGTACCCTTGTGCTTATGATGATGGTTGGGCAGCTCTTAAGTGGGTAAAGTCTAGAACTTGGCTTCAAAGTGGAAAGGACTCAAAAGTTCATGTATATTTGGGTGGAGATAGTTCAGGAGGTAACATTGCTCATCATGTAGCGGTAAGAGCAGCTGAAGCAGACATACAAGTACTTGGTAATATCCTTCTTCACCCTATGTTTGGAGGGCAAGAAAGAAGTGATTCAGAGAAGAGATTAGATGGAAAATACTTCGTGACCATTCAAGACCGGGACTGGTATTGGAGAGCATTTCTACCTCGAGGGGAAGATAGAGACCATCCGGCTTGCAATATATTTGGTCCTAGAGGAAAAAACCTCCAAGGTCTACTACAGTTCCCCAAAAGTCTAGTAGTTGTGGCTGGTTTGGATCTTGTCCAAGATTGGCAATTAGCTTATGTTGAAGGGCTAGAAAGGGCTGGGCAGGATGTTAAACTTCTGTATCTAAAAGAGGCGACAATTGGATTCTACTTCTTGCCTAATAACGCCCATTTCTATACCCTTATGGAGGAGATTAAAAGCTTTGTGAATCCTAACTGTTAA